The genome window TATGCTCCCCTATTATTTAATGTTGATTACTACAATACTGACCGTTTATTCCGGTTTAGCTTACCTCTATGAACACAGAGATTTATTAAGAGAATAAGGCCTTCCTACGCAAAACATCCGCCGCAGAATTATTGGAGGATTGCCGCGGAGGGTCACCTAAGTTTTGTGAGCATCTGGCATTATGTTTGAAAAATCAAAGTATGCTTGAGTATAGAAAAGCAATTTTAGGAGTGTCTTCAGGTGAAAATACTAATTAAATTTCTTTCAACGGGATTTTTTATAGGCTACTTTCCCTTGATTCCAGGCACCCTGGGCACTTTTGCAAGTGCCTTTATATACTGGCAGCTCCTGCCAAAAAACAACATCCTATTTTTGTTAATTACATTGGTAATGGTTGCGGTTTCCGTGCCCGTATGCACAAAGGCTGAAGTAGTATTCGGCAAAAAAGACGAAAAAAGAATAATTATCGATGAAATAGCGGGTTTTTGGGTTTCGATGCTTCTGCTTCCCCGTTCTTCGGGCGTCCTTTTCGCAGGTATCGTTCTGTTCAGGCTTTTTGATATTTATAAACCTTTCTTTATAAAAAAAGTGCAGGTTTGGAACGGCGGGCTTGGAGTGGTAGCAGATGATGTTTTTGCCGGCCTTTTCACGAACATTATTTTATGGGTATTTGTAGCAGTAAAAAATATATAGCTTATGAATAAATATTTAATAAGATCGTTAACGGTAGGCTCTCTTCAGGTTAACTGCTATCTTCTTGCGGACATTAACTCAAAAGAGACTATAATAATAGACCCCGGCGATGAGCCTAAAACTATAATAAAAGAAGTAAGTAAAAATGGTTTAAAGCCTATAATTATATTGAATACACACGGGCATATAGACCACATCGGAGCGAATAAATATTTAAAAAACCACTATAATATACCAATAGTTATTCATAAAGAAGATGCAGATTATCTTACTGACCCATCGTTGAACGGAGCAGGCCTTGTCGGTTACGCAGATAACCGGCAAAAAGCCGACAGGCTGCTTGAAAATAACCAAAAAATTGTGATAGGAAGCTTGGAGTTAAAAATAATCCATACCCCGGGGCATACACCCGGCGGGGTCTGTGTCATAACAGAAGGCCTCATATTTACCGGAGATACTCTTTTTTGCGGTTCGATAGGTAGATGGGATTTTAAGGGCGGGGATAAAGCCGCATTGGTCAAGTCTTTAGAAATATTTAAAAAACTTGATCCGAAGTTAATGGTCTTGCCCGGGCACGGCCCTTCAAGCACCCTGGAAGAAGAATTGGAAAGTAATCCGTACCTGGCAGGGGAATTTTAACTTCAACATATAATTGCAAATTGCAAAATTAAAAATGTAAAATTAAGGTGTCCCGCTGTGCGGGGATGTATTTAAATTAATCCCGCCTTGGCGGGATACATTAATTTTTCATTTTGCAATTTTCAATTTGCAATAGATCTTAGGGTGTCTATCCATGGATGCTTATCTTAAAGATTTTGTTTCATATATAGAGGCAGAAAAGGGCTTGAGCAAGAACACCGTCCTTGCATACACTTCAGACTTAAAACACTACTTCAAATACCTTGATAAAATAAAAAAGCCTCTATTGAATCTTGAACACCAGGACCTGACCGAATTTCTCTGGCAGAAGAAACTGGAGGGGTTAAAACCGCGTTCGTTAAGCCGCCTCATAGAAACATTGAGGCAGTTCCACAGGTTCCTTATAATCGAAGGATATACGTCAAATGACCCGACTCTAGACCTATTGGCCCCTCGCATCCCGGCAAAGCTTCCCAATATGCTTACTAACGAAGAAGTAGAGCGCCTCCTTTTTACTATATCCGGAGAAAAGGAGCGCCAGATAAGGAACAGGGCTATGGTAGAGCTTATGTATGCCTCAGGTTTAAGGGTATCTGAACTTGTCAATCTGACCGCAGAAAACCTTGATCTTAGCCTCGGGTTTGTGAAGGTATTTGGAAAGGGAAATAAAGAAAGGATAGTCCCTGTAGGTAAAACAGCGCTAAAGTTTCTGGCGAAATACCTTGAATTAAGGAATAAAAACCCCAGAAACCAGGGAAAACACGAATTGTTTTTGACTAAATTAGGCACCAAAATGTCCAGGATAGAATTCTGGCGCCAGCTTAAAAACCACGCAAAAAAAGCCGGAATTACAAAGAATATGACGCCGCACGTCCTGCGCCATTCTTTTGCCTCTCACATGCTTGCCCACGGTGCGGACCTGAGGTTCGTACAGGAGATGCTGGGCCACAGCTCAATTGCAACCACGCAGATATACACTCATGTCGACAAAGAAAGGTTAAAAGAACTCCACAAAAAATACCATCCCAGAGGTTGATCCTGAAATTTAGCGGCAAGTAAGAATTAAAAGTTAAAAATTTGATATAATCATTTTATGAAAACAGTTGGAAAAAGATCGGAAAACCAGATAGATTTTCATGCTTCCGCAGAAAAACTTAAAACCGGGGCGCTGTTTAATGATGAGATGCAAAAACTTGCGCTTACATACGGTGGTTTTTTTAAGAAAGGTGTTTACAGGTACAAAACGCATGAAGATGCAAATAAACATTGGGAAGACAGCCTGGTAAAAAATGTTGCAAGGAAAAACATTAATGGAAAATGATGTTTCAAGGCCGGCTACATTGGATGATTTAAAAAAACTTGTTGAGGCTTTAAACAAGGAGAATGCAGATTATATCCTTATAGGCGGTTACGCCCTTTATGCCCATGGTTTGTATCGGACAACGACAGATATAGATATATTAGTCCCGCCTAATGAGGAATCAGGAAAAAAAGTCATAAATGCGCTTCTTGTTTTACCCGATAGAGCAGCCCGTGATATAGATGTTTCGTGGTTCGAAGAAAAAGATACAATAAGGTTGGCTGATGAAATTGTTGTAGATATAATGTTTAATGCTGCAGGCGAAACATATGAATCTTTAAAAAAATACATGGAAGTTATAAAGATAGACGGCATCCCTGTTAAAACTATCAATCTTGAAGGCCTCTTGCTTACCAAAAATACTTTCCGTGAAAAGGATCTTACGGATAAAAAACTCCTAAAAAGCATTTTAAACGAAATAAACAAGTCATAAACAGAGAACAAATGACTATAATTAAAAAAATAATATTCATAGGTATTATTTTACGTACGATATCTGCCAGCTCTGTTTTCGGCCAGGATGTCATTACTACTTTTGCCGGAACCGGAACTTACGGTTATTCAGGCGACGGAGGGTTGGCCGCTTCAGCCAGGCTATATAATCCTAAAGGAGTAGCGGTTGATAATAATTCGGGAGTTGTTTATATCTGTGATAGTAATAATCATCGAATACGGAAAGTAAACGCTTCGGGAATAATATCAACTTTTGCCGGAACGGGAACAGCCGGTTTTTCAGGAGACGGCAGCCTTGCAACTTCAGCTGAACTTGATACACCTTATGGAGTAGCGGTTGACACTTCAGGGAATGTCTATATCTCTGACCAGGGTAACAACCGGATACGGAAAGTAAACACTTCAAGCACAATAGCAACTTTTGCCGGAGGCGGGACCGGTGGTTTAGGCGACGGCGGCCCTGCAACCTCCGCCCAACTTAATAGTCCTTACGGAGTAGCGGTTGATTCTTCAGGGAATGTCTATATCTCTGACCAGGGTAACAACCGGATACGGAAAGTAAACACTTCAGGCACAATAGCAACTTTTGCCGGAGGCGGGACCGGCGGTTTAGGCGACGGCGGCCCTGCAGTCTTAGCTCAACTTAATAACCCTTATGGAGTAACGGTTGACACTCAAGGGAGTGTCTATATCTCTGATTATACTAATAATTTAATCAGGAAAGTAAACGCTTCAGGCACAATAGCAACTTTTGCCGGAGGCGGGGTCGGCGGTTTAGGCGACGGCGGCCCTGCAACTTCAGCCCGGCTCACAAATCCCAGTGGTATAGCGGTTGATGATTTAGGGAATGTTTATATTTCTTCCTTTATTGATTTTCGAATACGGAAAGTGGACACTTCAGGAATAATATCAACTTTTGCGGGGACTGGAATTGCAGGTGATTCAGGCGACGGAGGGAAAGCTACGTTAGCTCAGATAAGTAATTCTTACGGAGTAGCTGTCGATACTTCAGGGCATGTTTATATCTCTGACTATAACAGTCATCGAATAAGGAAAGTTATTTTGGGGCGCGGGGCTATTGCAGGGCAGGTATTAGATTCTTATGGAAAAACAGCGGTTTCGGGAGTGCTCATAGAAATATTGCAGTCGGGTGTGCTTAAATCAAGTACGACAAGCGATACGTTCGGAAATTATGCAGTCAAAGTTGATACCGGGGTTTATAATGTGCGGGCTTCTTTGACAGGCTACCAACCTCAGACTAAAAACGGGTATAATGTAAAAACTAGTTCGACTGTAACGGTAAATTTTTCCCTTGCACGGATCATCGGCGTTATTTCCGGAAAAGTAACAAAATCGGACGGAACAACGGCGGTTTCAGGAGCGCTCGTAGAAGCAATGCAATCCGGAGTAACAAAAGCAAGCATTAATACGAATACAAGCGGCAATTACTCAATGAAAATAACTCCGGGGACGTATGATGTAAGAGTGTCTTCTACAGGTTATGAGCCCCAGCTTAAAACAGGTTATACCGTAGCCGATGGTTCAACTGCCACAGTAAATTTTTCTCTTCTGCAGATCCCAGGTGTTATTTCAGGCAAAGTGACAAAATCAGACGGAACAACACCTGTCCCAGGAGCCCTTATAGAAATATTACAGTCCGGCGCAGTTAAAGCAAGCGCAACAAGCGATATAAGCGGCAATTATTCTATAACAACAGATGTGGGAACCTATAATGTAAAGGCATCTAAAACAGGATACCTGTCCCAGACAAAAACCGGGTATGACGTGACAACCGGTTCGACAAAAACCGTTGATTTTTTGCTTGTCGAGCTTTCTGCAGCTAAAACAGGCGTCATTTCAGGTAAAGTTACACGGTCAAATGGCACAACTCCTGTCTCCGGAGCGATGGTAGAAGCGT of Candidatus Liberimonas magnetica contains these proteins:
- a CDS encoding MBL fold metallo-hydrolase codes for the protein MNKYLIRSLTVGSLQVNCYLLADINSKETIIIDPGDEPKTIIKEVSKNGLKPIIILNTHGHIDHIGANKYLKNHYNIPIVIHKEDADYLTDPSLNGAGLVGYADNRQKADRLLENNQKIVIGSLELKIIHTPGHTPGGVCVITEGLIFTGDTLFCGSIGRWDFKGGDKAALVKSLEIFKKLDPKLMVLPGHGPSSTLEEELESNPYLAGEF
- the xerD gene encoding site-specific tyrosine recombinase XerD is translated as MDAYLKDFVSYIEAEKGLSKNTVLAYTSDLKHYFKYLDKIKKPLLNLEHQDLTEFLWQKKLEGLKPRSLSRLIETLRQFHRFLIIEGYTSNDPTLDLLAPRIPAKLPNMLTNEEVERLLFTISGEKERQIRNRAMVELMYASGLRVSELVNLTAENLDLSLGFVKVFGKGNKERIVPVGKTALKFLAKYLELRNKNPRNQGKHELFLTKLGTKMSRIEFWRQLKNHAKKAGITKNMTPHVLRHSFASHMLAHGADLRFVQEMLGHSSIATTQIYTHVDKERLKELHKKYHPRG
- a CDS encoding nucleotidyltransferase family protein, translating into MENDVSRPATLDDLKKLVEALNKENADYILIGGYALYAHGLYRTTTDIDILVPPNEESGKKVINALLVLPDRAARDIDVSWFEEKDTIRLADEIVVDIMFNAAGETYESLKKYMEVIKIDGIPVKTINLEGLLLTKNTFREKDLTDKKLLKSILNEINKS
- a CDS encoding phosphatidylglycerophosphatase A — encoded protein: MKILIKFLSTGFFIGYFPLIPGTLGTFASAFIYWQLLPKNNILFLLITLVMVAVSVPVCTKAEVVFGKKDEKRIIIDEIAGFWVSMLLLPRSSGVLFAGIVLFRLFDIYKPFFIKKVQVWNGGLGVVADDVFAGLFTNIILWVFVAVKNI
- a CDS encoding carboxypeptidase regulatory-like domain-containing protein, which translates into the protein MTIIKKIIFIGIILRTISASSVFGQDVITTFAGTGTYGYSGDGGLAASARLYNPKGVAVDNNSGVVYICDSNNHRIRKVNASGIISTFAGTGTAGFSGDGSLATSAELDTPYGVAVDTSGNVYISDQGNNRIRKVNTSSTIATFAGGGTGGLGDGGPATSAQLNSPYGVAVDSSGNVYISDQGNNRIRKVNTSGTIATFAGGGTGGLGDGGPAVLAQLNNPYGVTVDTQGSVYISDYTNNLIRKVNASGTIATFAGGGVGGLGDGGPATSARLTNPSGIAVDDLGNVYISSFIDFRIRKVDTSGIISTFAGTGIAGDSGDGGKATLAQISNSYGVAVDTSGHVYISDYNSHRIRKVILGRGAIAGQVLDSYGKTAVSGVLIEILQSGVLKSSTTSDTFGNYAVKVDTGVYNVRASLTGYQPQTKNGYNVKTSSTVTVNFSLARIIGVISGKVTKSDGTTAVSGALVEAMQSGVTKASINTNTSGNYSMKITPGTYDVRVSSTGYEPQLKTGYTVADGSTATVNFSLLQIPGVISGKVTKSDGTTPVPGALIEILQSGAVKASATSDISGNYSITTDVGTYNVKASKTGYLSQTKTGYDVTTGSTKTVDFLLVELSAAKTGVISGKVTRSNGTTPVSGAMVEALISGITKANATTDASGNYSIRAGTGTYNVKASKAGYMSQTKTGYYVADGSTKTVNFSLVELAAAKTGVISGNVTRSDGITPASGAVVEALISGITKANVTTDLYGNYSITVGTGAYDVKASKGGYLSQTKTGYDVTTGSTKTVNFSLVELSGGSYGEIAGRVTKSDGVTPVFGAVIEVFEAGVERSNAMTDIDGYYYLAVSTGIYDIKASITGFQSQTKTFYALDSASLVTVDFSLVEEIQEKQEIPHDDKVIALGDNLFNPRAGGTCKVWFNLSQPGDVTIKVYDFMGSQVRTGLDNANHASGISQWNWDGKDNDGKIVPPGIYILYFKYPGGIIKRKIGVK